aaaagtcctaatccTTTTGTAAGGCCGGGACCCCACAAGCCATacgggggaaaaaaagaaaaggaaaaaaaatataaaaaataaaagtaagaataaattcagaaaaatatataaaaaaaaaatgcacaaatcatTTACATTAGTGCCGACTATGACTCATAAGATAGTCGATACTCGTGAGataatcttttgtaattgtaccaatccAGTCCATTTGGCGAATTTTGGCCGGTCGACTCTAACGTGGATGCCCGCTAgccggcgacataatattttaatatttttgaatttttattttattttatttttcttcttccccttccgCCTTTCCTATCTAGCTCCAGTTGATCATGGGATCTCGATGACCGGCCAAAGGGCTACCGACGAGGCTCTCGTTGGCCTTGCCATGGTCGGGTGAGGATGGCCGAGCCTTGTAGCCGGTTCCTCCTCATGTTCTCTTATCCCACATTACTCGGATATCTTCGATTCAATCGACAAGGTCGTATCGTCCCGTTGGTGTGGATCTAGTGAGCCTCGATCTCATCCAACTCCGGACCTCCAACCATTAGTCGATTTCTCCTCCTCCATGATGAACCCGCTAGCAGATTCTTCACGATCGAGCTCGTCGCCTCATGGTCCTCGTCCAACATCGGCGTCCTCCCGCTCAATAATTATGGGTTCGCAATGGCTGGGTGGCGGTTGGCTGGAGGTATAACATGGAAGGGGAtaacgaaagaaaagaaaaaggaaaaaagaaaaataattaaaatataaaatcgTCGGTCGGTTGGCGTCATATTAGTGCCGGTCagccaaaattcgccggatggaccgaattggtacaattacaaaaggtttaagactgaatcgacaaaaaaaaaagtttttggcTGAATCGGCGCAAccgcaataagtttaggattttttttgataattttccctgtGTCATGTTCATAATGTTATTGGAATGATAATCAGAGGGTGCGAAGAGTGACGAGTACCATAAAGTTTTCCACATGGAGAAGTAATGCGTGAGAGATCGAGATTATTGTGTAGCCTCATTTCGACGAACGAAGTTGAGGCATCGAGCCCTACAGAGTATATTTAACTTCAACTTTCTTTGAAGCAttgatattgattttttttttttttcaccgtgGTTACTCGTAAAAAAGGTATCTACTGAAATAAAAACAAGCCGCGAATGTCGTAACCATTCTAGATGAATGTGCTTCGACCTTTGGTGATCAACTCGGCAAAGTCTAAACCAATTTCAACACGAATATTTTTGGGCGTACACCGTTTAATTTGGTTATCATATTAATGCCGAATTTCTCGTGAGTACCATAAGATGTTCAATGCCGACCATTATGAATGGAGGAAGCGTACTACGGATTGGTTCTTATGGCGAAGATGCTTTAATGTTTGAGGAGCGGACGTGTTTAGATAGATTAGGTATACAAGCAAGGGTAGGTTTAACCGGTTCGCACTTTACTAAGCGCAAACATTCTCATTTCGAGCCGGACATCCGTTCGCGACTTGAACGATTGTCCATcttattaattattttcatgcGGTTAACGAGGAGTATTGTTTATGGGCCCAAAGTTCACTAATCTATggttaatttctcaaattaaccGGGTTTGACTTTTGCTTGTTTGAACGACAAAAGATTGTAGTGGGCCTCGGACATCAACTTAGGCCCATATTCTGTGTAATCCTATACTTCATCGTCCGCAAACAAGAGCCCAAGTTTCTTGAAATAATGTCTTAAATGGGCTTAACTGGCCCGTCCCTCTTAGGGCCCAACTTCCCCCAACCGCGCGCCCCCACTTCCAATCGAAACCCTAGCTCTCACCCACACCGTCCGATTCATCTCCACCCGCCATCTCCTTCCTACTTCACGTATATAATCCGCCCTCCAACCACCCAAAAGCCCCAGTGAGAGCTAGGGTTTGCAGAGTAGCTTCTGCCGTCTCGTTCAGCTCAGATCGCTTCCCGGCGAATTCGCTCAGCTTCACCGAAATCCGAAACATGACGACTCAGATCAGCAAGAAGAGAAAGGTCAGTGCCTCGGCCTTCGGTAGATATCATTTTGCGGGACGATGAGATGTCGGTTCCGTTGATCGTGGTTTTGGCTTATTCGGTTGTGCAGTTTGTGGCTGACGGAGTCTTCTACGCCGAGCTGAACGAGGTCCTGACCAGAGAGCTCGCCGAGGATGGATACTCCGGCGTCGAGGTTAGGGTTACGCCCATGCGCACCGAGATCATCATCCGAGCTACTCGCACTCAAAATGTTCTCGGTCTGTTGTCAGAAttgtttttcccttaattttccttcttttgtgcAATATCGAGGTTTGTAGATATTGTGATGGATTGGTTTCGTATTTTTTGGGGAATTCTGCGTGGTGTAGGAGAGAAAGGGAGGAGGATCAGAGAGCTGACCTCTGTTGTGCAGAAGAGGTTTAAGTTTCCGGAGAATGGCGTGGAGTTGTATGCTGAGAAGGTCAACAACAGAGGGCTTTGCGCCATCGCACAGGCTGAGTCGCTCCGCTACAAGCTTCTCGGTGGCCTGGCTGTCCGCAGGTGGAGACTTTGTGCAATCCTCTTATGTTTTGTTGAGCCTGCTTTCATTTTAAGGTCCATTGCTTAGTTGTCCTTGTTGAACCCGGCTGAGAGATGGCCATTCCTAGATGTTATCCGGACAGTCGTGATACTAGAGCAAGTTAAAGAATATTCATATGGCGTGTATATGATGAATTCGTCGTTTTAAGTAGACTGGGTGTGCAGTTAAATTAGAATTTCAAGTTGATAGAAAACCACCAGTGAAATGTCTCCAACCTCTTTATGCGGCATCTGTGatgtattttcttgttttgtggtCGGATTATGTCTCGACTCACATCATTGTTATCTGTTCTGTGGTCGATGTACTCTGTCCCTTTGTCATCTACAAAGCAGAGTGGTGGTTCCCTTTACCATTCTTGTGTCGGAAGATGACTAAATCGAATACACGTTGTCCTCCATGCCATCATCCTCATGAAGTTCCTATATTTTCATGCAGTAACCTGGAGGAGGATATAGAGTTTCGGAATTAGCTGGTTCTTGTAGGCCGTCTTTTGCTGTTTGTGTGCATACTGCCATGCCGGGagttgttattttcttttattcatgaTGTTTATGTCCATAATAACCAATTGTGTCTTCTCTTATCTTGGTTTAGCTGTTCTTTGTTCAATGTACTCTGTCCCTTTGTCATCTACATAGCAGTGTGGTTGTTCCCTTTACCATTTTTGTGTCGGAAGATGACTAAATCGAATACAATTTGTCCTGCATGCCATCATTCTCGTGAAGTTCCTATATTTTCATGCAGTAACCTGGATGAGGATACATAGCTACAGAATTAGCTCACTCTAATATGATCTCTTTTGCTGTTTGTGTGCATATATGTTAATGCCGAGTGTTATTCTTTACCCTTGTTTATATAATGGTAATGTTCACGTAATTACCAATTGCATGTCATGGTCACACATAGTGCTAATGATGCCACACTATATCACTGATTTCCTGCCatcatttcaaacttttttcccCACGTCTCTCTGGATCTCATGTCTATTTCGCATCGTCCATATCTTTGTTGTTTCTTGAACGTTGATTTTAATATCTATTGTTTGGACTCATGGACGTTAGATGTTGAATTTCTGCTGATGTGGGTCTTTATGTCAGGGCTTGTTATGGTGTCTTGAGGTTTGTCATGGAAAGTGGAGCAAAGGGTTGTGAGGTTTGTCTCATCAAACCTTTTATCAACTGTTTTTATTGGATTTCCTTTCTTGACATGTGCAATAAATTTACTTGTGAATGTCGTCAATATTTTACAGGTGATTGTTAGTGGGAAACTCAGGGCTCAACGTGCCAAGTccatgaaattcaaagatggtTACATGATTTCTTCTGGTCAGCCTGTTAATGAGTATATTGACTCGGCTGTGAGACATGTTCTTTTGAGACAGGTTGCTGCTTCCCCTTCtcaaataccttttttttttatgcaatacaaaAATGCCTACCTAAATAACTGCCTCCTCAAATTCCTTCTCTTCTTGTTAAGATGCGACTGATTAAGAATTTAATCTATTGCTGTACCTTCATTTTATCTTATCATGCCTCTCTGCTTCGAAATTTATCGCCTAACATATAGCATTTCACTGTCTAGGGTGTGCTTGGAATCAAGGTCAAGATTATGCTCGACTGGGATCCCAAGGGCAAACAAGGGCCTACAACTCCACTGCCCGATCTTGTTACCATCCATCCTCCCAAGGAGGAAGAGGAGTACAGGCCACCAGTGATGACTACTGATATTGACCTAGCTGTCCCAGTTGCTTAATGCTCCTCCTACTTCTAGGGATTGGTCGTGTTTATGAAATTCTCCATGAATTTTCTTTAAGAGCTTGAAGAGCAGTTTTTAGAGTATGAAGAACTTGCTATGATCTTTTGATAGTTTtcggttttttttccttctgtcaGAATCTTGTTACAGATATCTTGATCCGCACgattttaattcaaaatttttgagtTCATTGTGCATTTTGCTCTCCTGTGATCTAAaatgcggtttttttttttaggggtttAGGCCATCAAAACATGcgtgcattcaatttttttggactaTAGTAGTAGGTTTGCCATCAAAGAAGTCGAATCAGGAATCTGCAGTTGTGCTGCATTAGGATACAATTCTATTATGGTACAAAGATCATTCTCTCCCTTCCATTTGTCTTGGGCCTTTCTAAAAGTATAAATTTAATTGGTAAGGTAATGATCCTGAAGAAAGGGCAGGCATACTTGAAATGGATATAACGTTATGCTTAGTTAGATCAAAGCTTGAATTGAGAGATTTAGGTTCGGTGCtacaatttctattctagttcCCACTTCCTGCACAGATTCTTACAGAGAAAGGTTTCAGTCACTGTTCATGTGTTCGTCTGTTTTTTCGTTGAGATATGAAGCTGTGTATTCAGCATCTTAGGTGCGGAATTAGCTTTTGTCCCACATTGTTGGACCTGTTAATTGATCTCGCTTATATTGACCTATATTTATACAATGTAAATATAGTGATCCACACTCGATTTGATCCGTTCTCAATTCGTACCCGACTCATATTATTGGAACTCCtacatatttaattaaatttagggAAGTTCATGTCCAAATTAAGACGAGAATATGGAATGTACGTGAGgacgagagagaagagaggagagagtgaAATGAGAGCCACAGAGATGGATTGGGCATACAGTCACTTCCTTCTCGACCTAGGAACTaaattttcccttctctttcttccgtTTCTCCCCTGCCTCGTTTCATTGGGTGTTTTCCTCCTACTTCGGTCTCACTTCTCTATTTCGATGGATATGATCGTCCACCTTGAGCCCAACTTATTATTGAAGATTTATTTCTTCTGCATGTAGTGACGTCGAAGGTTTCGATTGGGCCAGGATCGTAATGACCTTGGAAAAGCTTGTCGCCGGCCTCGCCGTCCCATTCACTGGCTGCCTCTCCAAACAGCGATCTCTTCCGGCCTTCGTTTTGGGGCCGATTTGCCGCCCGACGTCAGAATCTAATTCTATAAAGagttaaataattttgaatcaTCAGGATATTTAAACTCTTATCTTAGCCGATAATGAAAAGACATAGATAGAAAGTGTGCGGTGAAGGAGTCTTCACTTAAGTCGGTCCAAGCTTGACAACTCTCAAACAACATCCCAAAAGTTCCATGTCTTTTCCTGTTAAGACTAACCTAACCGGAAATTTCTGACAagtctttctttattttgagaGGGAGGATGAACAAGCGGAACTACAGGAAAAAAgctttcttttatctttatggataacaaatttattttcaaatataGTTGGGAAAGCAAAGCTCCGGAGAGGTTTCGAGACGCCATTGATGCCGCGGAAGCGACAATACAAGCAAGGGAAGAAGGCGAGCGGGGATGGGTCCCATCCTCAGTGCTTTTCTTTCCCCGCTTACATCCGACGTCGAGGTCCAGGTCCAGGTCCTCGTCCCTCATCTACAATGATTTTCATCCAAAGCGCGGCGCTTATAGCGCCGGGCCCACCGAGATCAGTGCTGCTGCGTTGCCTACTCCTCAGCCTCTGCCCCGTTGCTTTTCATCCATGGCCTGTGGCCATGCATTCCGACGTGgagaaaagtttttttttttttttcgcagtAATTGATCCAATTACCTAAACAAAAATTCACCCATCTTTACCCTAATCTTAAATATGTTCCATATTGTCCAGAAAACACCGTTAGGCGtctctaattttcatattctaaaaCGGTTTCATTTTGAAGGATTTGTTTATTgggatggattttttttttttggttaaatacTGGGATGGATTTAATATCCACATAAAAACGCCACGTCGATTCGCACTTATTGCCCCATTTCTTTGCTAATATGCATTTTCAAATTGGGACTGGACCAAggatagatttgagaatatattgaaaatttgtgatttttttcagaCAAAGTAAAATTCGGGACGGATCTAAGATTGtatctaaagacaaaaaaaaaaaaaaactcgggcCGGATTTAGGATTAGGccaaattttatgtttttttaacaaaaaaaaaaacaattcgaGACAAGTTTCAagataaatttaggacttgacCTAAAATTTGGGATTATCTTAAGGAAATTAGGCTCCATAATTTTATGGAGCTTTGGATTGAGATTTGAAAAGTTGAAGTGTAATAGTATAATGGTTCAATCTCAACCACAAATTttatgaatgacaaaaatatatatagcaatCATAATGAGATTCGCCTATAATTTTATGCTTAACATTTCATATTATGCTATCACACTAGACCCTAGGGAAAGGAGAGGTGAATGGTGGGCCTAGCGCAACACTTGTCACGTTCGAGATGGACTACACGGCATTACTGCATGTATTACTCTTTTTCAATTGGAGAAGGCTACCATGACCGTCCTACCAATTTTGACAGTGGAATGGCCAATTTGTAGCCACAAATTGATTTCGGTGAAACCGGATCACTTGCTGATCCGATTTCACCATTTtgattgcaaattttttttaattgttagctaaaattaaaaaacaaaattataagagggaAATATCcaattgataatattcaaataacaAGTTGCAACTTTTAAAATTAGATATTATTATCCGGCCAAATGAAAAGATTACATGGATATTATTTCCAAAATACGAAGACATtcttaataactaaaaaaaatcagaaggtAATTATCTTTTATACTTTGAACTACTAATTATCATAGGATTTTGTAATCGAACAAGTCATAACTCCGGAGAGACGTTCTTTAATCTCTGCTTCTTCGATCGCAAGAGAGTAAGAGGTATTTATTGTCGTCGAATTTTAGTTTATATCTATATTCTAGACATgcaatgctaattttttttcaaaactcgTGCAAATGGATGGAGTTCATATTGAAAGCAACTTCACTCGTGAAAATAATGGtgttgatgaagatgagatgaacaATGCAACTGAAGATGACTCATGTGATCCTAGACTTTGTAATGTTTTAGGTCCATGCACATCTTCATCAACGAGATTTGGATCAATAgggtatattttttttctactaattcttattttgagtttttctttacttcatttgttttgtgcATAATCGATATCACTGGTCTTAATTTTATTTAGGTCACTGGAGAGTCCTTTTGGAGCAATTTGATTTGAGTGAAAGGAATGAGAAGCTATTTCATTGCACAATGATTTCGTTATTAGTTGCGAAGTCAACATTTCAAGCGTTGATTCAATATGGAGTCAAAATTACGTTCCGACTTTTTTGGGTTATCAAGAATATCTTCATATTTTAGGGACAATATCCatgtaatctttttatttggcaGGATAATAATATCTactattttaaaagttgcaacttattatttgaatattatcaattggatattttcctcttataatttttttttaattttaactaacgtttaaaaaaaattgcagtcAAAAGGGTGAAACCGAATCACAAGTGATCCGATTTCACCAAAATCAATTTGCGACTACAAATTGGCCGTACCACCGTCAGAATTGGTAGGACGGTCATGGTAGCCTTCTTTTGCAGCGTTTGGATCACCTGCCATAAAGGCAGGTGACATACCCTAACCCACTACCAAACCCGTGGAGGAAAGCCGGTGGGACCACTGGCTCACGTGGCGGTAATTGTTCGGCAGGGGTACACGGTGACGTGTTGACCCCGGCCTACCTGATATTTTCCCGAGCTTGTGCAGTCTGCCTGAGATTATCGATTGAAATCTCAAATCTAAAACACTCGTCTTCCTCCTTCAGTCTCACTTCTCCGTTTCTGCTCTGGTACCATAGAGCTCCACCTGTTCTTCTTGTTGGGTCGGGGATCACAATGACCTCGGAAAAGCACGTGGCCGTCCTCGCGTTCCCGTTCACTAGCCACCCCCCGCCCCTCGCCAACCTCCTCCGTAAGCTGGCCGAAGCCGCCCCGGACGTCCGCTTCTCTTTCTTATGCACGCCCCAGCCCAACGGCGACCTCTTTCCCCCTTCGTCGAGGGCCCAGCTGCCGCCCAACGTCGGGATCTACGACGTCGACGACGGCTTGCCGGCCGGCCATCGCGGAGCGACGAGGCTGCACCCGCGAAAGCAAGGGGATATGTTCCTCAAGCAAGCTCCGGAGAGTTTTCGAGAAGCCATCGGTGCCGCCGAGCGAGATGCGAGGAGGAAGGTGAGTTGTCTGCTGAGTCACGCTTTCTTAGTTTTTGCATGCGAGATCGCGGAGGAAATGGGCGTCCCTTGGGTGACGTTCTGGGTCCCATCGCCGTGCTTTTTGTCCGCTTGCGTCCACGTCGAGGTCCTCGGTCGGCTCCGCCATGGAACCTCCTGCGGCGGCGTGGCGGTGGCAGAGGCGGATGACAAGGCCCTGGAGATGGTTCCAGGTTTATCGTTATTTCGCATGTCAGATATCCCAGACGAAATACTACAAGACCAGAACACGAGGATGGTGCCGAACCTGCTTCGCCAGATGGGGCGCGTGCTGCCCCGCGCCACGGCCGTCGTCGTGAACTCGTTTGAGGAAGCGAACCCCCCACCCCTCGTGGCGGACTTGAAGTCCAAGTTCAAGATTCTCCTCCACATGGGTTGCCTCACGGTGCAATTCcctccgccgtcgccgccgcccagCTCCGCCTCAGATGATACTGATTGCTTGTTGTGGCTAGATGCCAGAGACCCTCGGACGGTCGCGTACATATGCTTCGGGACGATGGCGATGCCGTCACCCGACGAGGTGTCGGCCCTCGCCGACGCCCTGGAATCCACCGGAACCCCGTTCCTGTGGTCGCTGAAGGAGCACATGATGGAACACTTGCCCAAAGGGTTCTTGGAACGGACGGAGGCGCGGGGAAAGATCGTGCCGTGGGCCCCACAGAGCCGGGTGCTGAGCCACCCGGCGTGCGATGTGTACGTGACGCACTGCGGGTACAACTCGGTGTTCGAGAGCGTGGCGGGGGGCGTGCCGATGATATGCAAGCCGTTCTGGGCAGACAACGCGATGAACGCGAGGATGGTGAAGGAATGGTGGGGGATCGGAGTGGGAGCGGGAGCGGGAGCGGAGGGAGGGATGATTACGAAGGGTGGGATGGTGAAGGCGTTGGAGGTTGTGCTGAGGAGCGAGGAAGGAAAGGCGATGAGGAAGAAGGTCGGCGAGCTTCGAGCGAGGTTGGCGGAGGCTGCCGGCCCTGGCGGGAGCGTCGGAGCTGATTTCAAGGCCCTTGTGGACTTGATTTCTGCTTCTTGATAAGCTTCGTTTCTAGTTCGTTTCGTGTATGCTTTGTTTGAAACTCCCTCCACCAGTAGGCCAGACAGCTTCGGCGCGGCACACTGGTAGCGTTTTGTTGCGAATTTGTTTTTCCGGTGGAGCAGGGACGGGTTTCGCTAATGCCCGTATCTTCCTGAAGgggggattttcttttttcggtcaTTGCCGTGTCGGTCTGGTCATTTTGAGCATCGGCAGGAACGTCACGGGTTGCCTGGGGTCGATAAGCATGTCAATGTTAATGGCATCAGTCGGAGCTCTATAGCTTGAATCTGATTGATCAAATGAAGATTCAGACAATTGCTCTGTTTCTTCATTGGTATTAATGCTTTTACGCGTGCATCATTTGGCTTTAATGGTATTTATTATCATGCCTATAAGTTTatatgacatttatgcatattaatggtTAGTGCATTATGTTGAGAAGGTATGCCGGACATACAAACGATTAGCCCGCTCATACcggtaatcgcctctatttactatgtaatgaatagagatgagacaatttcAAGTTcgttatctaggtgataatcgAGATATCGAGCTTAAAATAAAGATGTTTCCTTAACAGAATGTTAAGATGATGACTTATTATTTataatgtccgaaagtgaaataacccacatatttcacttgatCTGTATTTATTGTTAGATATGACTCCGATGGATACTTTTTTTAGTGGAGTatatttgtgaactcaagttagacattgggCATGTATGGTATTAAGTGGAAAGACGTACGCTCCATGGGAAAGGAAAGAATGTTGTagtacgtatttcatattacgtatgctaGAGACGACTAATGAGAGTTGGCAAAGTTTTGATCTCAATTTTAAATCGTGTGAAACTCTTGAGGATGTGTATCCCTCATATTTCATGACTCTTACTTATTATCAAGATTTTTATTCAATATTTGCTATCTTAGAGTGTTTACCGATGATTGTGAAATTGATTCAAcctaatgggacatttctagaaaagtaaATTGAACTAAGAATGAGAGATAGATTTTAAGTCATATCATAGTTGTGTATTCACATACTTGTCAATTATAATTATTTTGTGTGATCACAATTGTGAGTACAATGTATCATACTTAAAAAAGatctatatatgtgtgtgtgtgtgtgtgtgtgtgtgtgttgtgaCTATCGATCTAGGGAACAGTATATGCtgtcgcacggattatttgtcGAGATTAAACTTGTAAAGAAGACGGTATTATGTATAACTCATAATGTGCGAGTGGGAGTTGTTTTAGCCCTTCGTGGGCGAGTGAGAGTTGTTTAGCCCTTTGTACGTAAGTTGGAGTTGTTGGCCCTTCACGAGCTAGTAGGAGATGTTGGGTTGCGTGATAGCTACGGTGGTCCGCCTATGTAGGCAACCACATCTCaagtagcaccgataccgaTATGTgatacgcgacacgacacgtcgatacttcatttctaaaataaaaaattcgacaTATTagaacacgttatatattaaatatgtatatttttatatatacataattaattattatttctatgatttttcacaAAAGTAGAGAATTTATAAAAAGATAGCttataataaaaaggaaattttctaCCACGACACTTCCGTAAATTGACCGCAGCCGGCTTAtggaaaaaaagataataaaataaaaagaaaattaaatcatTTGAATTGAATGCTCCCGATGTTACTTAGACCTCTAAATgcccacgctctctctctctcctccctcatcTTGCACGTCTTCTGCTGTCTCTCCTTTGTGGATGTGGATCCCCCGCCATAGAGGGTTAATGGCAGGGGTAACATAGAACGAAATCCGGTCGTCCATTT
This genomic interval from Rhodamnia argentea isolate NSW1041297 chromosome 4, ASM2092103v1, whole genome shotgun sequence contains the following:
- the LOC115740684 gene encoding 40S ribosomal protein S3-3-like, with the translated sequence MTTQISKKRKFVADGVFYAELNEVLTRELAEDGYSGVEVRVTPMRTEIIIRATRTQNVLGEKGRRIRELTSVVQKRFKFPENGVELYAEKVNNRGLCAIAQAESLRYKLLGGLAVRRACYGVLRFVMESGAKGCEVIVSGKLRAQRAKSMKFKDGYMISSGQPVNEYIDSAVRHVLLRQGVLGIKVKIMLDWDPKGKQGPTTPLPDLVTIHPPKEEEEYRPPVMTTDIDLAVPVA
- the LOC115740698 gene encoding anthocyanidin 3-O-glucosyltransferase 7-like, translating into MTSEKHVAVLAFPFTSHPPPLANLLRKLAEAAPDVRFSFLCTPQPNGDLFPPSSRAQLPPNVGIYDVDDGLPAGHRGATRLHPRKQGDMFLKQAPESFREAIGAAERDARRKVSCLLSHAFLVFACEIAEEMGVPWVTFWVPSPCFLSACVHVEVLGRLRHGTSCGGVAVAEADDKALEMVPGLSLFRMSDIPDEILQDQNTRMVPNLLRQMGRVLPRATAVVVNSFEEANPPPLVADLKSKFKILLHMGCLTVQFPPPSPPPSSASDDTDCLLWLDARDPRTVAYICFGTMAMPSPDEVSALADALESTGTPFLWSLKEHMMEHLPKGFLERTEARGKIVPWAPQSRVLSHPACDVYVTHCGYNSVFESVAGGVPMICKPFWADNAMNARMVKEWWGIGVGAGAGAEGGMITKGGMVKALEVVLRSEEGKAMRKKVGELRARLAEAAGPGGSVGADFKALVDLISAS